In the genome of Paenibacillus pabuli, the window AGCTTTTGAAAGTTTATCAAGTGTTTGTTAATTGTTTAGTGTTTGGTTTGTTGGTTGTATTGTACGATCTTGTTGCCAGAGTTGTAAAGCTTCTTACTAATGGTTATGTTAAAATGATCACCTTAACTCTACTCTATTATACTAATGTAATCTTCGCTTTTAATTTCCCCATACTTAATTTTCATTCCCGGAGTTCCCTCTAAAAGTGAGGCAATATATCTTGTTATATCAATATCAATATCAATTTCATCAGCATCATCCGGTTCATTGTTACTTGGATGGGGATTAACCTCTAAATAATAGCCTTTCTCCCCTCCATATCCTTTTATAACCACTTCAAAACCTAATATATTTGAGTTAATGTAAATTGCCGGAACTTCCTCGTATATATAGTCTTCTAGCCCTTCAAATGGTATATTGCCAGCAATTTTACTAGAAATAATTTTTGCCAAATCTACGATATTTTCTTCTGAAATTATTGGTAAAGAACAAGAAAAATACGGATACTTTTTCATATTTAACACACTCCTAATCTATTATTTGATTACCCGTCTTAAATTTTTCCTCAAAAAGTAAATTTATCAGGTCTCCCCTTTTTGTCCACCCTTCTTAAACCGTCTAAAGAGTCTTTAAGTGTTTTGTCTATTTCTTTTTGCAAATTTCTAATCTCTTTAATTTTTGTTCCTGCTCTCCAAGGGTCATCTGTTGTCTTACTTATATTTTAATTATATGTATAACTGGATGTGACGCTCTCTTTCAGGAATATCTTCATCTTCTAATAAATCCACCTGGGTTAGCGTACCCACATGCTTAAGTTCAGCAATGAACAATACATAGAAGTCTCCTGCCGTCGGATAAGAAAATAAACCATATCCTTTTGGAGATATCAGCTTATTCACCTCCCTAATTTTCTCAGGGAGATATTTGTAGCCAAACTCTCCCAACACCTCTAACTGATCTGCAGTTCCCAGTTCGATGTCATAGGCGTACTCATAGTCTAAAACATAATTGACGATTTCCTGATCCACTTCTCCCTTGTAGTCCAGAAATAAAAACCGTTTGGTCGCTAAGCCAGGATTCAGCATACTATAATACGCCAGTGATTCATTCGGATCATTCAAAATCATATCGATATCCTCTGCATCATCGAAAATTAAGGGCACCAAATCTTCATCTGCCATGCATTCTTCCTCCTCTCCTACCCAAACAGAGCTCCATGGTGGTTCGGGATATATTCGGGATAGTTTTTGCGATAAAAGTCATCAATCATTCGTAGAACGGGATCCCACTCTGGATACGGTTCAGGATCATGAATGTTCATTTTAGCCTCCGGTGAGTTCATCAGGAAATCATCAAAATGACTTGGATTGGGCAGACCTTGTTTTTTTCTCACATGAAGCAAATACAAAAGGATAAAAAGCGTAATCATAATTTCCAAACTCAAGCGATTTTCCTAACTCTGAAGCGAGCATGGAATGATGTTCAGACATTCTTCCAATCAAACGCGTAATTTCATTCAGATCAGGCGTATGCCATTGTTCCAATACTTCTCTATATATTCCAAGTTCTTCTGGAATCAAATCACATGGCTGCCCCTTATCTGCTAATGCGGACTTCACAGTCAAGTGAACATTTTTATTAGTTCCTTCTATTGTTTGATTGGTGTGTTGTAGATACAACTCTACTAAAAACCAGATATGTTGATTCCAATCATTTGCTTCCATTAAATTATCTCCAAGATATTTGACTATAAAATCAAAAAATATCTTTTCCTCTTTTACCCATCCGTATAAATTGAAGTGTACTAATGCAATGATGCTATACTCCAAAGAATAATCAATCAATTTCATATTCGGATAACGATCTTTATAAATATGCCTACCCATGCACTGATAAAATTTTGTTTGTTGAATTTTTTTTAGTGCACTCACATCTCGACCGTTTTTTATCAATACGTCATTTTTCCAGACATCTAACCAAAAGGAAGATATATTATCCATATCAATTAATAGGATATGATCAATCTCTGTATCATTAATATCGACGATTTCAACAATCTCATTTTTACCTTCTTCGTTTTCATTTACAGCATTACTATCAACAAAATTTTTGACATACCTTTTGTTGTCAGATATTCCATCTGTTCCAATGTCAGGTTCTGACCCAACCAGTAGTTATAGTCTCCAAGCTCATCAGCGGTGAGGTCTAATCATCTGATATCTTTCGCAATGCCATTAAAATATGGGCCGAAAAACATCTCATATTCGATATCATTCTGTTTTACCTTCTAGCGCTTCATTCAACTGTCGGCATGTTTGTTGATCAACTCAATTATCCCAAATTAGCTTGGAGCCTGATTATATGTCGCACTAAATTCCATATCCCTGTAAAGAATCATATTCTCTCTATACCTGAGTAACTCGTATTCTATTAAAAGAAGACTCATCCCCCTTTTGTTGATTAAGTTGGATGAGTCTTGGAAGTATAGACGTTTTTTTATCAAGTATTTACGTGTATGATTATTAATTGTTATTATAAGGTCTTACTTTAAAGATGTATTATACTCTTAAAATAAGTTCAACAAAAACTCTTCTCTATATCTTATCAGTATCTTTAACAATACTTATATCACATTCTTTTTCTATAATTACAAACGCATTATTTATTTCTTGTAAAGTTATATCCTTAAATTGAACATTTAATTTTTCTTTTAATTTTTGTAGAAGAGGTAACTCATTAACATATAAATATAAATCTTGAATAATTAAATGTTTTGCATCAATGTGCATTACAACTTTAGTCAAATCATCATCTTTCCTTTCAATTTTTTTTAATTTCCATATTATTCTTTCTTCTTGCTCACCCTCTTCAATTTCAACAAAACCAAATAAAACTGCTAACTTTTTGTAGTTTGGATTTCCTTCTCTAAATATCTCCACTAATTCTATAATCATTTCATCTAAGGGACTCTCATAAATTTTTTTTCTAAGCAACTCTGGGGTGTTATCATCAAACCAGGAACCTATACTATCAAATTCGTCTCTTGATTCTAACACTCCTATAATGCTTGGCTTGGTGTAAAGATAACTCTTATTCATGTCTGTCACCCTTCCTTATTAGTAGCGATTATAAATTCCGCCTATTCGTTCTGCTATTCTTTGAAAATATATATCCATTGCCTTATCTATCATTCCTGCTTTGTATAGATTGTTGAATGTGGGGTCCGCTTTCAACTCGGTCTGTACGAATTGATAAACAAATTCCATATGTTTTCCGTCAACTTTCCACCCCTCAGTTCCTCTCTTCATAATATAGATCTTCCCGTTCGGAGTTACTGCTCTCATTTCTGCCATATTGAAATCCACAGCAGTTTCCATATCTTGTATACTAAATGACCCATTTTTGGGATGATTATGAGTAAATATTGCATCCTTACCTAAGTGCCTATAAGGGTTAAGATTTATAGCACTTTCAGTACCAATAATTATATCTCCTAGTAAATTTCCGTGTTTATCAAAAAATTGACCATGTTCTAACGGTAAATTTTTAATATCGTTCTCTGTTTCAGTAACATTTTTTAGTATTTTAGCTTGTCCCGTCCCCTCAGTGCCTTCCGTATTTTCCTTCGGTTTGTTTGTGTCCTGTTCTCCCTCTGGTTTTGGTGGCTTGGGTGGTTTAGTGTCCGCTTCAGGATTACCCTCAACCTTATTTGGCAGAGATTTCTTCCATGAATTCACTTCATTTGGAGTCGCATTTTTTTCCGGATTCGTCTTAGTTTCGGTACTTCCTGGTTTCTGTTTTGGTGGCTTCTGATCACTACCCGCTTGGTTAGGTTTAGTTTCAGGCTCACCTTCTGTTTTACCACCAGAACTTGCTTGTCCCGTTTTTTTCGACTTATCCCCGCTCCAATCGTTTCCTCCACCAGAAACAATCCTCATTTTCTGGCCGTCTGTCCATTTCTTCTTCGCAAATGTCGCGGCTTTTTTAAATCCGTTACCAACAACTTGCATGACCTTTCCTTCAATGTCTGGCGTTCTGACCCTTAGATTACCGCCAATCATCGTTCCGTTCTCTATTAAATCGCGATGCATTTCATGATCGTAGATCATCTCTACGAATTTCTCATCGCTAATCGGATTGTAAATCAATTGAGTTACATATTCCATTTGTTCCAATGTCAGGTCCTGACGCAACCAAAAATTATAATCTTTTACCTCCTCGACAGTAATATTATGATATATGCCAGCCCTGTCTAATGCCCATGAAATTTCTTGGTAGTAAGGGGAAAAGAAGGTTTGATGTTGAACATCGTCTTTCTCCACACTCTCGAAAAAGTCCAGCGACTTCTGCAGGTCACGCTGGACTTTTTCACGCGCCCACTTCTCACGGAAGTAACTCGGAATCTGCTCATAAGCACGACTAATCTCCTTGTTCTGTTGTTCCAACTTCTTAAAGAAATCGGTCCCCGAAGTCGATGTAGTCAGCTCTTTGGCGGCCGTCAGCATTTTACCAAGCATCGTCCATTTTGCTTCGTTCTCCTGCTGTTGCATTTCAGCAAAACCATTCAAGAGTCGTTCCAGCAAATTCAGCCCTGAAGGCTTGAAAGAGCCTATCTTCGGTACACTCGCGATGAGACCCGTGGCCACGGCGGCGATACCAGCACCGACGGCGGTTTGAGCAGCAATACCTCCTAGCGCCCCCATGATTGGAATCATAGCAGTGATGGCCAGTGCAGCTCCAACCAAGGATCCATCCTTCGGGTTCGTCGTCGAGGCCTGCGTCACTCCAGCAGCCTCTGCGGCTGCTGCGGCCTGAGCCGCTTCGTACTCCTCAATCGGCATCAGCGGTGGCTCTGGCTCTGGTGGCAGATCCGCCACATGAACAGGCGCTTTGTTGCTGCCCTCCTGTTGCAGCAGGCCAGCTCGCACATTGGCCTCCCCGTCCAGAATGAAGCTGCCACCTCCACCAAGCAGCCATATCGCTTCCGATGCAGTGGCCTCGATCTTTCCGGCTGCAAGCAGGATATTGCTACCCTGAATCGACAGATGTCCCGGACTATCCAATAGTACACCCTGCCCATTCAAGGTAATCGTTATCCCGGATCCGGCTTGCAGCGTAACCTCCTCAGGCGACATCCCGATAGAGCTTCCGGCAGGATGCCCCCAGACTTTATGCTCTGTCCCTCCGTTAGCTGATCGTTTACCCTCAGAGATAGAATGACGAATGTACGCTCCGGATTCCAGACCACTTGGAAAATATAATTCCACCTGATCCCCGATCTCCGGCATCATGTATAATCCGCTATGCCCTTCCGCAGCATAGGCTGGCGCGACCGGGTAAGGACAGGCAGCCCCTTGCGTCATCGGGCCCTCGTCCATTGGTAATTCGATCTGGACGTGGTCATGAATGACGCGGACCACCTCGCCATACAACGATAACCCAATCAGGTCTGACAGGTCGCATCTTGGCACGCGAATCTGTTCCTCGGGTACCATGCGATAGGTCGTCATGAGCAGCCCGGATTCCAGGCGCGAATGGGCATACACCACGGTCATTTCCCTGCTATCGGGCAATTCGACCTTGTCTCCGAGTGCATAGGTATCGGTACTTTCCATCGTATACTGCAATACGCCTTGCGTGCCCTTCGGTCCATGGATGAGATATCGATCTTCCGTTCCGGAGCCGCGCCAGTCGATTCCGCCCAGCTCTTTACGCACTTGATAGTGCTTGTCTTGCGGCCACTTCCACAGCTTGCCCGTGGGTAAACCGATAAACAGCTTGGGTGACGCCGCCGTGATTTCGGGAACCAACACCGTGCCGAATCGCGAGGCAAGCCGGCGCAGAAACATCCAATCGGTTTCTTTATATTGTAGAACAAGTCCGCTCAATGCGGTATCCCCAGTAACTTGATCTATGACATCCGAATAGCGGTAGGATTTCATGATGAACTGAATCAGTTCCTTGAACGTCCAGCCTCTGTTTTGAAAGGCTCGTTCCTCAATTCGGATATCCATTTGATAGGAGTTGGACAAGGCTTCAAGCTCGAATCGATAGACCCCTCCCGACAAATGAACCGAGAGCGAGGTCATTACGCCATGGAAGAGTCTCCTCACCGATCTGCCAGTTTCATCGACTTGTCTGAGCACGATAGATTCCCCTTCAGCCTGAACCTGAAGAATGCCCGGCCCATCCTCTTCCGGAACTATACCGCTGACGTAGAGTTTCGCATGCTCGTTCACTTGGCGGGTAATTTGCACGCCTTCTAGCCACTGTGCACGATAAGGCCAATATAGACGAAGTTGTTCATATCCGATACTATCCGATTTCTTCTCCGTAATTTCACTCATCGTCAAAAGTCCAACTGCTGTCCGTCATTCTCTATGATGATATCTCCGCCATACAGACACTTGTGCGTACAGTGACTGAGCAGTGCAGCTTTCCCTTCCACTTTGGTATCTCCCTTTCCATGAAGCCAAGGCATGGTCAGCACGGGAACGCAAGGCGCTTTTTTAACCCCATAGATGTCAACCATCGTGCTTGCCGCCACTACTGGATTAATTGGATTGGAACAGTTACCGAACGATCCAATATGAATACCTGGAACATAATCCTCGACAGTCATCTTCGCCTTCCCCTTGATATATACGCCATGACTGAACGGTATCTTCAATCGTGTACGCTGCGTCCCGCAATTGCATTTAAGTATTGCTCCTGCAACGACATAGCTTTTAGAGGCTTCTCCAGCCGTATGAATCTGGGCATCCTGATCTTGACTTCGCGCCATCATAACCTCCCCTTTCTAATTCGTTTGTTCCGAGTCCAACGGAATGAATTGTACTCCTGCGACATCTCGCCGCAGAATGCTCTCCGACAACGCTAGATTGACAATGATCACGGTTTCGCGCAGCTCCATCAATTGGAACAGAGGTACCTCCGGGAAATCTCGCTTCAATACGATCCGCTCCAGACTTCCATCCATGCGCCGACGGGTATGAGGAGATAATACGTTTGCCAGTGCAGGAGGCTGAATGGCCCAATACGTCTCTTGGGTCATTCGCTCCTTGTCCGTTAATACGGTAGCCCTTCGCTTAAGCTGAGGACAATACAATATAAGTGTTTCAAGCAATTGATCTGAAACCAATGGGACAGGCTGTTCCAAATAATCCGTATAATCCACATGGAATCCACTTCGCACATAAAGGTTAATCGCGGTATGCTCACTGCCAGAATCATGAAAAGCCTGATTCCAGACCCTGCGTTGCAGTTCTCCGACAGGCTCTGTCTCTACGCGGTGTATCCATCTGGGGTCGGCCATTAGACGAAAGTATCGGATAAC includes:
- a CDS encoding DUF4280 domain-containing protein, producing MARSQDQDAQIHTAGEASKSYVVAGAILKCNCGTQRTRLKIPFSHGVYIKGKAKMTVEDYVPGIHIGSFGNCSNPINPVVAASTMVDIYGVKKAPCVPVLTMPWLHGKGDTKVEGKAALLSHCTHKCLYGGDIIIENDGQQLDF
- a CDS encoding DUF6630 family protein, with amino-acid sequence MADEDLVPLIFDDAEDIDMILNDPNESLAYYSMLNPGLATKRFLFLDYKGEVDQEIVNYVLDYEYAYDIELGTADQLEVLGEFGYKYLPEKIREVNKLISPKGYGLFSYPTAGDFYVLFIAELKHVGTLTQVDLLEDEDIPERERHIQLYI
- a CDS encoding phage late control D family protein — translated: MSEITEKKSDSIGYEQLRLYWPYRAQWLEGVQITRQVNEHAKLYVSGIVPEEDGPGILQVQAEGESIVLRQVDETGRSVRRLFHGVMTSLSVHLSGGVYRFELEALSNSYQMDIRIEERAFQNRGWTFKELIQFIMKSYRYSDVIDQVTGDTALSGLVLQYKETDWMFLRRLASRFGTVLVPEITAASPKLFIGLPTGKLWKWPQDKHYQVRKELGGIDWRGSGTEDRYLIHGPKGTQGVLQYTMESTDTYALGDKVELPDSREMTVVYAHSRLESGLLMTTYRMVPEEQIRVPRCDLSDLIGLSLYGEVVRVIHDHVQIELPMDEGPMTQGAACPYPVAPAYAAEGHSGLYMMPEIGDQVELYFPSGLESGAYIRHSISEGKRSANGGTEHKVWGHPAGSSIGMSPEEVTLQAGSGITITLNGQGVLLDSPGHLSIQGSNILLAAGKIEATASEAIWLLGGGGSFILDGEANVRAGLLQQEGSNKAPVHVADLPPEPEPPLMPIEEYEAAQAAAAAEAAGVTQASTTNPKDGSLVGAALAITAMIPIMGALGGIAAQTAVGAGIAAVATGLIASVPKIGSFKPSGLNLLERLLNGFAEMQQQENEAKWTMLGKMLTAAKELTTSTSGTDFFKKLEQQNKEISRAYEQIPSYFREKWAREKVQRDLQKSLDFFESVEKDDVQHQTFFSPYYQEISWALDRAGIYHNITVEEVKDYNFWLRQDLTLEQMEYVTQLIYNPISDEKFVEMIYDHEMHRDLIENGTMIGGNLRVRTPDIEGKVMQVVGNGFKKAATFAKKKWTDGQKMRIVSGGGNDWSGDKSKKTGQASSGGKTEGEPETKPNQAGSDQKPPKQKPGSTETKTNPEKNATPNEVNSWKKSLPNKVEGNPEADTKPPKPPKPEGEQDTNKPKENTEGTEGTGQAKILKNVTETENDIKNLPLEHGQFFDKHGNLLGDIIIGTESAINLNPYRHLGKDAIFTHNHPKNGSFSIQDMETAVDFNMAEMRAVTPNGKIYIMKRGTEGWKVDGKHMEFVYQFVQTELKADPTFNNLYKAGMIDKAMDIYFQRIAERIGGIYNRY